One stretch of Clavelina lepadiformis chromosome 6, kaClaLepa1.1, whole genome shotgun sequence DNA includes these proteins:
- the LOC143463010 gene encoding uncharacterized protein LOC143463010, protein MSDNQFQSSMSQANVEINLKVDPSKSHLKGKNQQSKSLQDLRHGYEADISLTEYSDKEVLDDESFVQENQNAISEDINRVTTIPSDNPAKLLDFWVEAFKKKKQHLRDIAVIGFPASLSLFGIWLTNDQILAFCFVLKHVTKNIEMLDLSNCNLKKESFHQIASAIKTLKSGQIANLNLIQNKLDPTNVDDIIGLLKVVKTQLDLAKSFDDGQGNFRDPSKSERIKILDVLDKMKDTNLKVPVGSIVELKRNRIRLFF, encoded by the exons ATGTCGGATAACCAATTTCAATCAAGCATGAGTCAGGCAAATGtagaaatcaatttaaaagtGGATCCCTCCAAATCGCATCTAAAAGGAAAGAATCAGCAAAGCAAA aGCCTTCAAGACCTTAGACATGGTTATGAAGCCGACATTTCTCTTACGGAATATAGTGATAAAG AAGTCCTTGATGATGAGAGCTTCGTTCAGGAAAACCAAAATGCAATCTCTGAAGATATAAACCGTGTTACTACAATCCCATCCG ATAATCCAGCAAAGCTGTTAGATTTTTGGGTGGAAGCTTTtaagaagaaaaaacaacaCTTAAGAGATATAGCAGTCATAGGGTTTCCAGCATCGCTTAGCTTATTTGGCATCTGGTTGACAAACGAtcaaattttagcattttgcTTCGTTTTAAAACACGTTACCAAGAATATAGAGATGCTGGATTTATCCAACTGCAATTTGAAGAAGGAAAGTTTTCACCAAATCGCttctgcaataaaaactttgaaatcGGGCCAG ATAGCAAATCtgaatttaattcaaaacaaacttgaCCCAACAAATGTGGATGACATCATTGGATTGCTAAAAGTTGTGAAAACCCAATTGGACTTAGCTAAAAGCTTCGACGATGGCCAAGGAAATTTTCGAGATCCATCTAAGTCAGAAAGGATCAAAATTCTTGATGTCTTGGATAAAATGAAAGACACG AATTTAAAGGTCCCCGTTGGTTCTATTGTCGAGCTCAAACGAAACAGGATTCGACTATTTTTTTGA
- the LOC143463011 gene encoding uncharacterized protein LOC143463011 isoform X1, producing the protein MLLGKAMAFESYWKNLETYVGREAIHLCHHLWYSKQPSSLGFLQLHWQDPSSEKELNLILRSQKQLWPIHKTNLYDAMQTVNAFRNSLNFRKKTLPSLLVSYNEAGTMKTFIVADSIHVRCNNDSRVVLGYLMQFIGCYYYYYSRMPEEEAQRGHCPLFFLYFPK; encoded by the exons ATGCTCTTGGGAAAGGCAATGGCCTTCG AAAGTTATTGGAAAAACTTAGAAACTTATGTTGGAAGAGAAGCCATCCACCTGTGCCATCACTTATGGTATAGTAAACAACCCTCATCATTAGGTTTCCTTCAGCTACACTGGCAG GATCCATCATCAGAGAAAGAACTTAATCTCATTTTGAggtcacaaaaacaactttggcCAATCcacaaaacaaatctttatGATGCAATGCAGACTGTTAAT gcaTTTCGGAATAGTTTAAACTTCAGAAAGAAAACACTGCcaagtttgcttgtttctTATAACGAAGCCGGAACCATGAAAACATTCATTGTTGCTGATTCAATCCACGTCAGATGTAACAACGATTCGAGGGTGGTGTTAGGCTATTTAATGCAATTTATcggttgttattattattattactcacGGATGCCGGAAGAGGAAGCGCAGAGAGGCCATTGcccccttttctttctttattttccaaaatga
- the LOC143463009 gene encoding NADPH--cytochrome P450 reductase-like, which translates to MPGTEEIAEEPAPMMSTFDLFLLSALIGFVVYWFFFRKDEKPNDEEFKRLSVVQPTLNRSESEDSGIVFRMKKSGRSIAIFYGSQTGTAEEFATRLAKDAQRYGMKALAVDPEECNMEELAELHQIENSLAIFCMATYGEGDPTDNAQDFYDWLQQGDTQLDGLKFAVFGLGNKTYEHYNSTGIYVDKRLEELGAERVYEIGLGDDDTNIEEDFVTWKEGLWPTVCEKFGIEVSKQEGSFRSYSFTKYEPDDIDEKTVYSGEVARLHSYKNQRPPYDAKNPYLSPVLVNRELHKGGGRSCMHIEFDITDTKIRYEAGDHVAVYPTNDVTMVEKIAKRLDVDLDTFFTLDAIDEDASKRHPFPCPTTFRTALLHYLDISSPLRTNVLSEFVEYTSDEKDKEFLTLLSSPTPEGKKKYQEWVMDARRNLLAILDDVPSCNPAMDHICELLPHLQARYYSIASSPKMHPTSIHICAVLVEYDTSSGRTNLGVATNWLKTKIPVPGSEAFVQPRVPIYVRKSQFRLPFKVSHPVMMVGPGTGLAPFIGFIQDRAYHKEAGKDVGKTTLYFGCRKREEDFIYEEHLTKWKEDDVLTELKIAFSRDGPKKVYVQHLLAENKQSVWENIQNHGHIYVCGDARHMAREVHDAIVDIVVECGGKSQQQATDFVKGLMNKGRYSADVWS; encoded by the exons atgccTGGTACCGAAGAAATTGCAGAAGAACCGGCACCAATGATGTCAAcctttgatttgtttttgctCTCTGCGCTTATAGGATTCGTAGTTTATTGGTTCTTCTTTAGAAAAGATGAAAAACCGAATGACGAGGAATTCAAGAGACTGTCTGTTGT ACAACCAACATTAAACAGAAGTGAATCCGAAGATTCAGGAATAGTCTTTCGAATGAAAAAATCT GGCAGAAGCATCGCGATATTCTATGGTTCACAAACTGGTACGGCTGAAGAGTTTGCAACCAGGTTGGCAAAAGATGCACAGAGATATGGAATGAAAGCATTAGCTGTCGACCCTGAAG AATGTAACATGGAGGAGTTAGCGGAACTTCATCAAATTGAAAATTCTCTCGCCATCTTTTGCATGGCCACGTATGGTGAAGGTGATCCCACCGATAATGCTCAAGATTTCTATGATTGGCTCCAGCAAGGAGATACACAACTCGACGGACTCAAATTTGCC GTGTTTGGGCTGGGCAACAAGACCTACGAACATTACAATTCAACGGGAATATATGTGGACAAGAGACTCGAAGAACTTGGAGCAGAGAGAGTCTATGAGATCGGACTCGGAGACGATGACACAAA CATTGAAGAGGATTTTGTGACATGGAAGGAAGGTCTATGGCCGACTGTTTGTGAGAAGTTTGGCATTGAAGTTTCAAAGCAGGAAGGCTCGTTCCGGTCTTACTCCTTCACCAAATACGAACCAGATGATATTGACGAGAAGACTGTTTATAGCGGTGAAGTGGCGCGTCTGCATTCCTACAAGAACCAAAGGCC GCCGTATGATGCGAAGAACCCATATCTTTCACCTGTATTGGTGAACAGAGAACTCCACAAAGGCGGTGGCCGATCTTGCATGCACATTGAGTTCGACATCACGGACACAAAGATTAG ATACGAGGCTGGCGATCATGTTGCAGTTTACCCTAccaatgacgtcacgatgGTAGAAAAGATAGCAAAGAGACTTGATGTTGATTTGGATACATTCTTCACTTTGGATGCTATTGACG AGGATGCAAGCAAGCGTCATCCCTTTCCATGCCCCACAACATTTCGAACAGCGCTTTTGCATTACCTGGACATCTCAAGTCCACTTCGCACCAATGTTTTAAGCGAGTTTGTCGAATACACGAGCGATGAAAAAGACAAAGAATTTCTCACACTCCTCTCTTCGCCAACACCTGAGGGAAAG AAAAAGTACCAGGAGTGGGTGATGGATGCCCGCAGGAACCTACTGGCTATCCTAGATGACGTCCCATCCTGTAATCCTGCCATGGATCATATCTGCGAGCTTCTTCCTCATCTGCAAGCTCGTTATTACTCCATCGCTTCTTCGCCCAAG ATGCACCCGACCAGCATCCATATCTGCGCCGTCCTCGTAGAATACGACACATCATCCGGGAGGACGAACTTAGGAGTGGCGACCAACTGGCTGAAGACTAAGATACCGGTACCGGGCAGCGAGGCTTTCGTACAACCACGAGTACCCATATATGTCCGAAA GTCTCAGTTCCGACTTCCATTTAAAGTGTCGCATCCCGTCATGATGGTGGGGCCAGGTACCGGTCTTGCCCCGTTTATCGGTTTCATTCAGGATCGTGCCTACCACAAGGAGGCGGGCAAGGACGTGGGAAAAACTACCTTGTACTTTGGATGCCGGAAGCGGGAAGAGGATTTCATTTATGAGGAACACTTAACAAAGTG GAAAGAAGACGATGTTTTGACCGAACTGAAAATCGCGTTTTCCCGCGACGGCCCCAAAAAAGTCTACGTTCAACATCTTCTGGCTGAGAACAAACAGTCAGTGTGGGAAAATATTCAAAACCACGGACATATATATGTCTGCGG GGACGCACGTCATATGGCAAGAGAGGTGCATGACGCCATTGTGGATATCGTGGTAGAGTGCGGAGGTAAAAGCCAGCAACAGGCGACTGATTTTGTGAAGGGTCTCATGAACAAAGGGCGATATTCTGCTGATGTGTGGTCTTAA
- the LOC143463011 gene encoding uncharacterized protein LOC143463011 isoform X2, with amino-acid sequence MLTTLDNKCNSNVERQCRKNEDPSSEKELNLILRSQKQLWPIHKTNLYDAMQTVNAFRNSLNFRKKTLPSLLVSYNEAGTMKTFIVADSIHVRCNNDSRVVLGYLMQFIGCYYYYYSRMPEEEAQRGHCPLFFLYFPK; translated from the exons ATGCTAACCACGCTAGACAACAAATGTAACAGCAATGTTGAGCGGCAATGCCGTAAGAATGAG GATCCATCATCAGAGAAAGAACTTAATCTCATTTTGAggtcacaaaaacaactttggcCAATCcacaaaacaaatctttatGATGCAATGCAGACTGTTAAT gcaTTTCGGAATAGTTTAAACTTCAGAAAGAAAACACTGCcaagtttgcttgtttctTATAACGAAGCCGGAACCATGAAAACATTCATTGTTGCTGATTCAATCCACGTCAGATGTAACAACGATTCGAGGGTGGTGTTAGGCTATTTAATGCAATTTATcggttgttattattattattactcacGGATGCCGGAAGAGGAAGCGCAGAGAGGCCATTGcccccttttctttctttattttccaaaatga